In Denticeps clupeoides chromosome 1, fDenClu1.1, whole genome shotgun sequence, a single window of DNA contains:
- the LOC114787109 gene encoding LOW QUALITY PROTEIN: ras and Rab interactor 3-like (The sequence of the model RefSeq protein was modified relative to this genomic sequence to represent the inferred CDS: deleted 1 base in 1 codon), with amino-acid sequence MMRTAAVGEEAGASPGPQHRPPPPPTSKPSSSPLSRPPAPPVFRPNTGPPPHPAAALHPGPSVVSSASLPTINLLEKLIKTCPVWLQLGITQERSAHILTSETPGIFLVRRDGHLKTMLLAVRLLDHEGAPQIQELAVKEEKSLIYLDGSVLVFDNIFKLIAFYCVSRDILPFTLRLPQVIAQATRYQDMEVISSLGSEFWGSSLNCPSEETVVLTSDGGRGQSSASGQLWYINPIFIEEHVGCLPPAVLQPVLRTQSLNVTGASVGPQYKRPPPLPPRPLSAAEGHTGTSKALQARGEPSAVLAELAPPPAASASPAGLAAAKEEGSHKGEVEGGARGPREERVTQSPQAVGPDTPSQLKTSNDQPQKAKESAGGKKVPVSRPPSHRVPPVPRRRLSEKQPAEDQSSERPSRAEDGILATEVPVAALVCLADSVEADGAENPEAPPTLLDMEALLSNRRAAKEPTRNGTPVVLKVSSAPGSPVKKPGPPVPPPRRKKRPQTPSAAPPHPQGSRGGPAATHEVSCLASSLSVEPKTGDVSLYSPDAAAGAFPPQNQDNDSYSTSSTEEEADPLTLSGPGIKRTSTVMLDRAKQRLSMVHLSNVFTGFMCGERKLQNRVVELGRDCGSYFGNLVRDHRAFALETMSRHGSSTEMLQEIRQMMTQLKSYLIQSAEMQNLQEPGIYSEEKLEVIIEAALCKCVLKPLKEAVYSCLKDIYSRDGMLKTLRENQHVLLGTTTTDLGVTTSIPEAPVMEKIQQKLATLHQEYSPQKKIDLLLKTCKMIYDSMSVSSSGKTHGADDFLPVLIYVLARSNLNALLLDVEYMMELMDPALQLGEGSYYLTTTYGALEHIKNYDKQPVTRQLSLEVQDSIHRWERRRTLNKARASSSSVQDFISVSFLEAGSGTKTLGVQPNTSAQELCSQCADKFEVPEPGSYCLTVLVDGQHRPLAPDELPLAIKSGLHHSEPRREYCFIYRPAPQERSQEPPETSPPPESLI; translated from the exons ATGATGAGAACGGCTGCAGTTGGAGAGGAAGCAGGAGCGTCTCCTGG CCCCCAGCACAGACCACCCCCTCCACCAACGTCCAAACCTTCCTCTTCACCGCTCTCCAGACCCCCAGCACCGCCCGTGTTCAGGCCAAATACAGGtccaccaccacatccagctGCAGCACTCCATCCTGGTCCATCTGTCGTCTCCTCTGCCTCGCTCCCCACCATCAACCTCCTGGAGAAACTCATCAAGACGTGTCCCGTATGGCTGCAGCTGGGGATCACGCAGGAGAGATCAGCACACATCCTTACCAGCGAGACGCCTGGG ATCTTTTTAGTGAGGCGGGATGGCCATCTGAAGACGATGCTCCTGGCAGTTCGGCTGCTGGACCACGAGGGGGCGCCACAGATCCAGGAATTGGCTGTTAAAGAGGAGAAGTCCT TGATCTACCTGGATGGATCTGTTCTTGTCTTTGACAACATCTTTAAGCTCATTGCTTTCTACTGTGTGAGTCG ggACATTCTGCCCTTTACCTTGAGGTTACCACAGGTCATTGCCCAGGCAACCAGATATCAGGACATGGAGGTGATATCATCACTAGGGTCAG AATTCTGGGGCTCCTCGTTGAACTGCCCATCAGAAGAGACCGTGGTGTTGACCAGTgacggtgggcgtggccagtcTTCCGCTTCTGGCCAGCTCTGGTACATTAACCCCATCTTTATTGAGGAGCATGTTGGCTGTTTGCCGCCCGCCGTCCTCCAGCCGGTTCTCCGTACGCAGAGTCTCAATGTCACCGGGGCCTCAGTGGGACCCCAGTACAAGCGCCCCCCACCCCTGCCCCCACGACCCCTGAGCGCCGCTGAGGGCCACACTGGAACGTCGAAAGCCCTGCAGGCCAGGGGAGAACCCAGTGCTGTTTTGGCCGAGTTGGCCCCGCCCCCGGCAGCTTCAGCCTCACCGGCAGGCCTAGCTGCGGCAAAAGAGGAAGGAAGTCATAAAGGGGAAGTTGAGGGCGGAGCCAGGGGACCGAGAGAGGAGCGTGTGACACAGTCACCACAAGCTGTGGGGCCAGACACACCGTCTCAGCTCAAGACTTCAAACGACCAACCGCAAAAGGCTAAAGAGAGCGCTGGAGGAAAGAAGGTTCCGGTGTCCCGTCCCCCGTCGCACCGGGTGCCACCCGTCCCTCGGAGGAGGCTCTCTGAAAAGCAGCCAGCTGAAGACCAGAGCAGTGAGAGACCCTCTAGGGCAGAGGACGGGATCTTAGCCACAGAAGTGCCGGTGGCGGCACTTGTCTGCCTGGCTGATAGTGTGGAGGCTGACGGGGCGGAGAACCCAGAAGCTCCGCCTACTCTTCTGGACATGGAGGCTCTGCTGAGTAACAGAAGAGCTGCAAAGGAACCAACCAGGAATGGAACTCCCGTGGTTCTGAAGGTCTCTTCTGCACCGGGATCTCCAGTGAAGAAGCCAGGGCCACCAGTTCCCCCTCCTAGAAGAAAGAAGCGCCCCCAGACTCCTTCAGCTGCACCTCCACACCCTCAGGGGTCAAGGGGAGGTCCTGCCGCCACTCATGAAGTGAGCTGCCTGGCCTCGTCCCTCTCAGTGGAGCCCAAGACGGGCGACGTGTCTCTGTACTCCCCCGACGCCGCAGCCGGCGCGTTCCCTCCCCAGAACCAGGACAACGACTCCTACTCCACCAGCAGCACGGAGGAGGAGGCCGACCCC CTGACCCTGAGCGGCCCCGGCATCAAACGCACCTCCACCGTGATGCTGGACCGGGCCAAGCAGAGGCTGTCCATGGTCCACCTCAGCAACGTCTTCACGGGGTTCATGTGCGGCGAGCGCAAGCTCCAGAACCGCGTCGTGGAGCTCGGCCGCGACTGCGGCTCCTACTTCGGGAACCTGGTGCGCGACCACCGGGCCTTCGCGCTGGAGACCATGTCCAGGCACGGTTCCAGCACCGAGATGCTGCAGGAGATCCGGCAGATGATGACGCAGCTGAAGAGCTACCTGATCCAGAGTGCTGAAATGCAGAACCTGCAGGAGCCCGGCATCTACTCCGAGGAGAAGCTTG AGGTCATCATCGAAGCTGCGCTGTGTAAGTGCGTCCTGAAGCCGCTGAAGGAGGCGGTGTACTCCTGCCTGAAGGACATCTACAGCCGTGATGGCATGCTTAAGACCCTGCGTGAAAACCAGCATGTGCTGCTGGGAACCACCACTACCGACCTGGGAGTGACCACCAGCATTCCTGAGGCCCCCGTCATGGAGAAGATCCAGCAGAAGCTGGCCACGCTACACCAGGAGTACTCCCCTCAGAAGAAGATCGATTTGCTCCTCAAGACCTGCAAGATGATCTACGACTCCATGTCGGTCAGCAGCTCAG gaaagACCCACGGTGCAGATGACTTCCTCCCGGTGCTGATCTATGTTTTGGCTCGGAGCAACTTGAACGCCCTGCTGCTGGATGTGGAATATATGATGGAGCTGATGGACCCTGCACTGCAGCTGGGAGAGG GCTCGTACTACCTGACCACCACGTACGGCGCGCTGGAGCACATCAAGAACTACGACAAGCAACCGGTCACGCGGCAGCTCAGTCTGGAGGTGCAGGACTCCATCCACCGGTGGGAGCGCCGCCGGACCCTCAACAAGGCCCGCGCCTCCAGCTCCTCTGTCCAG GACTTCATCAGCGTCTCCTTCCTGGAGGCCGGGTCCGGGACCAAGACGCTCGGCGTCCAGCCCAACACCAGTGCCCAGGAGCTGTGTTCCCAGTGCGCCGACAAGTTCGAGGTCCCGGAGCCCGGCTCCTACTGTCTGACCGTGCTGGTGGATGGACAGCACCGGCCGCTGGCGCCAGACGAACTGCCCCTCGCCATCAAGTCCGGTCTGCACCACAGCGAGCCCAGGAGAGAGTACTGCTTCATCTACCGCCCGGCACCACAGGAGCGGAGCCAGGAACCACCAGAGACTTCACCTCCACCAGAGAGCCTGatctga
- the LOC114787117 gene encoding synaptosomal-associated protein 23-like isoform X3: MLQMAEESKDTGAKTMDMLEHQGEQLKHVEQGLDQINEDMRQAEKNLTDLSKCCGLCVCPCDRVRSIENENRYKRTWGTGSDNASIEGGEGGVVSSQPGAVRNGQAGPQGHASSGAYIKRITNDAREDEMEQNLDQVGGIISNLKNMAIDMGSEIDKQNKTIDRITDKAEMNKARIDEANQRANKLL; this comes from the exons ATGCTGCAGATGGCGGAGGAG AGTAAAGACACGGGCGCTAAAACCATGGACATGCTGGAGCACCAGGGGG AGCAACTGAAGCACGTGGAGCAGGGCCTGGACCAGATCAATGAGGACATGCGGCAGGCCGAGAAGAACCTGACTGACCTGTCCAAGTGctgtggcttgtgtgtgtgtccctgtgacag GGTCCGCTCCATTGAGAACGAGAACCGGTATAAGCGCACCTGGGGCACCGGCAGCGACAACGCCAGCATCGAGGGCGGAGAAGGGGGCGTGGTCTCCAGCCAGCCCGGCGCGGTCCGTAATGGCCAAGCCGGGCCGCAGGGGCACGCGTCCTCTGGAGCCTACATCAAGAG GATAACGAATGATGCCCGCGAGGACGAGATGGAGCAGAACCTGGATCAGGTCGGCGGCATCATCAGCAACCTGAAAAACATGGCCATCGACATGGGCAGTGAGATCGACAAGCAGAACAAGACCATCGACCGCATCACAGATAAG GCTGAGATGAATAAAGCTCGCATCGACGAGGCCAACCAGAGAGCCAACAAACTCCTGTAG
- the LOC114787117 gene encoding synaptosomal-associated protein 23-like isoform X1 yields MSKQPQSVELRAAGQTARVDTSKMANLSVEEMTMRANQMTDESLESTRRMLQMAEESKDTGAKTMDMLEHQGEQLKHVEQGLDQINEDMRQAEKNLTDLSKCCGLCVCPCDRVRSIENENRYKRTWGTGSDNASIEGGEGGVVSSQPGAVRNGQAGPQGHASSGAYIKRITNDAREDEMEQNLDQVGGIISNLKNMAIDMGSEIDKQNKTIDRITDKAEMNKARIDEANQRANKLL; encoded by the exons ATGAGTAAACA GCCACAGAGTGTTGAGTTAAGGGCAGCGGGACAAACTGCCAGAGTCGACACCAGCAAGATGGCGAACTTGTCAGTGGAGGAGATGACGATGAGGGCCAATCAGATGActgatgag TCTCTGGAGAGCACCAGGCGGATGCTGCAGATGGCGGAGGAG AGTAAAGACACGGGCGCTAAAACCATGGACATGCTGGAGCACCAGGGGG AGCAACTGAAGCACGTGGAGCAGGGCCTGGACCAGATCAATGAGGACATGCGGCAGGCCGAGAAGAACCTGACTGACCTGTCCAAGTGctgtggcttgtgtgtgtgtccctgtgacag GGTCCGCTCCATTGAGAACGAGAACCGGTATAAGCGCACCTGGGGCACCGGCAGCGACAACGCCAGCATCGAGGGCGGAGAAGGGGGCGTGGTCTCCAGCCAGCCCGGCGCGGTCCGTAATGGCCAAGCCGGGCCGCAGGGGCACGCGTCCTCTGGAGCCTACATCAAGAG GATAACGAATGATGCCCGCGAGGACGAGATGGAGCAGAACCTGGATCAGGTCGGCGGCATCATCAGCAACCTGAAAAACATGGCCATCGACATGGGCAGTGAGATCGACAAGCAGAACAAGACCATCGACCGCATCACAGATAAG GCTGAGATGAATAAAGCTCGCATCGACGAGGCCAACCAGAGAGCCAACAAACTCCTGTAG
- the LOC114787117 gene encoding synaptosomal-associated protein 23-like isoform X2 has protein sequence MANLSVEEMTMRANQMTDESLESTRRMLQMAEESKDTGAKTMDMLEHQGEQLKHVEQGLDQINEDMRQAEKNLTDLSKCCGLCVCPCDRVRSIENENRYKRTWGTGSDNASIEGGEGGVVSSQPGAVRNGQAGPQGHASSGAYIKRITNDAREDEMEQNLDQVGGIISNLKNMAIDMGSEIDKQNKTIDRITDKAEMNKARIDEANQRANKLL, from the exons ATGGCGAACTTGTCAGTGGAGGAGATGACGATGAGGGCCAATCAGATGActgatgag TCTCTGGAGAGCACCAGGCGGATGCTGCAGATGGCGGAGGAG AGTAAAGACACGGGCGCTAAAACCATGGACATGCTGGAGCACCAGGGGG AGCAACTGAAGCACGTGGAGCAGGGCCTGGACCAGATCAATGAGGACATGCGGCAGGCCGAGAAGAACCTGACTGACCTGTCCAAGTGctgtggcttgtgtgtgtgtccctgtgacag GGTCCGCTCCATTGAGAACGAGAACCGGTATAAGCGCACCTGGGGCACCGGCAGCGACAACGCCAGCATCGAGGGCGGAGAAGGGGGCGTGGTCTCCAGCCAGCCCGGCGCGGTCCGTAATGGCCAAGCCGGGCCGCAGGGGCACGCGTCCTCTGGAGCCTACATCAAGAG GATAACGAATGATGCCCGCGAGGACGAGATGGAGCAGAACCTGGATCAGGTCGGCGGCATCATCAGCAACCTGAAAAACATGGCCATCGACATGGGCAGTGAGATCGACAAGCAGAACAAGACCATCGACCGCATCACAGATAAG GCTGAGATGAATAAAGCTCGCATCGACGAGGCCAACCAGAGAGCCAACAAACTCCTGTAG